A genomic window from Peromyscus maniculatus bairdii isolate BWxNUB_F1_BW_parent chromosome 1, HU_Pman_BW_mat_3.1, whole genome shotgun sequence includes:
- the LOC102917863 gene encoding vomeronasal type-1 receptor 2-like — protein MELCNLAIRIIFLLQITIGILGNLSLMFYYLVLYYRECKLKSTDLILMHLMASNALVILSAGVPHTMAIWGLKQFVNNFGCQLLLYMQRFGRSVSIGSICLLSVFQAITINPRGFCCKDHKFKAAKYIGCSIDLLWVLYMLINFIFIVYPFTERNSKNVTRKRDFGYCSIVGSDEISGSLYVALLVCPEIFFSVMITWSSSSMIVILYRHKQTVQHIRSTTGSSRTSPESRATQNILALVATFLVFYTLSSILRGCIAFLHNQNWWLVNITRFTSLCFPSFSPFVLMNHYSILSRFSLVWRRNKTS, from the coding sequence ATGGAATTATGTAACCTGGCAATTAGAATCATTTTCTTATTACAAATTACCATTGGAATTCTGGGAAATCTCTCTCTTATGTTCTACTATCTAGTCCTTTATTACAGAGAATGCAAACTAAAGTCCACAGATTTGATTCTCATGCACCTAATGGCATCCAATGCCTTGGTCATTCTCTCTGCAGGAGTGCCCCACACAATGGCAATTTGGGGATTGAAGCAATTCGTGAATAATTTCGGATGCCAGCTCCTATTGTACATGCAAAGATTTGGGCGAAGTGTGTCCATTGGCAGCATTTGCCTCCTTAGTGTCTTCCAAGCCATCACCATCAATCCAAGGGGATTCTGTTGTAAAGACCATAAATTCAAAGCTGCAAAGTACATTGGATGCTCCATTGACCTTCTCTGGGTCTTGTACATGTtgataaatttcattttcattgtgtaCCCTTTTACTGAAAGGAATAGCAAAAATGTGACAAGAAAACGAGATTTTGGATACTGTTCAATTGTAGGGAGTGATGAAATCAGTGGATCACTCTATGTAGCATTGCTTGTGTGTCCTGAAATCTTCTTTTCTGTGATGATCACCTGGTCCAGCAGCTCCATGATTGTCATTCTGTACAGACACAAGCAGACTGTCCAACACATCCGCAGCACTACTGGTTCTAGCAGAACCTCCCCTGAGTCCAGAGCCACCCAGAACATCCTGGCATTGGTAGCTACCTTTCTAGTTTTTTATACCCTCTCCTCCATCTTACGAGGCTGCATTGCTTTTTTACATAATCAAAATTGGTGGCTTGTGAACATCACACGCTTCACTTCTCTATGTTTTCCATCTTTCAGCCCTTTTGTTCTTATGAATCATTATTCCATTCTGTCCAGATTCAGTTTGGTCTGGAGGAGGAATAAAACTTCTTAA